A window of the Cystobacter fuscus genome harbors these coding sequences:
- a CDS encoding helix-turn-helix domain-containing protein, with amino-acid sequence MDDLDTLKRNLGAALLAAREKAGLTQADVSSQVGIATAIYGRIERGQMLPSVPTLHRLCSTLHLSASELLGLGAGWPEQEAGMRAQDADMSAELLHLATLLRQLSPSELRCLAALASDIWRTRGPGKRSPPGD; translated from the coding sequence ATGGACGACCTCGACACGCTGAAGCGCAACCTGGGGGCGGCCCTCCTGGCGGCCCGGGAGAAGGCGGGACTGACCCAGGCGGATGTGTCCTCTCAAGTAGGAATCGCCACGGCGATCTATGGCCGGATCGAACGCGGGCAGATGCTGCCCAGCGTGCCCACGCTGCACCGGTTGTGCTCGACGCTGCATCTATCGGCGAGCGAACTGCTGGGGCTGGGCGCCGGCTGGCCGGAGCAGGAGGCCGGCATGAGGGCGCAGGACGCGGACATGTCCGCGGAACTGCTCCACCTCGCCACGCTCCTGCGCCAGTTGTCTCCGAGCGAGCTGCGGTGCCTGGCGGCGCTCGCCTCGGACATCTGGCGCACGCGAGGCCCGGGCAAGCGCTCACCGCCAGGGGATTGA
- a CDS encoding esterase/lipase family protein, whose translation MATKHYILLVPGFFGFANLGELLYFGHVRDYFVAEMKARGVDVEVVQVLTHPTGSIRTRAGDLLKSIETHVKDDDCPIHIIGHSTGGLDARLFVSPGVLLGDDMDVERFARRVRTVVTVSTPHSGTPLASFFLGLFGQKLLQLLSLFTVYVLRFGRLPLSVAFRFGSLITRWDEQLGFRPTLLDQLFEQLLGDFSAERREELVRFLGDVGNDASLVPQLTPEGIDLFNASCQDRPGVRYGSVITQARPPSLRTRLGAGLDPYAQITHTVYSFLYGRTQRMPLTAIPPPTPAQTAALVEAYGALPGPQACDGIVPTRSQVYGRVLAAVRADHLDAIGHFDQPAHRPPHVDWLISGSGFRRLHFERLWRTVVDFILLQT comes from the coding sequence ATGGCGACGAAGCATTACATCCTCTTGGTTCCCGGCTTCTTCGGCTTCGCCAACCTGGGAGAGCTGCTGTACTTCGGGCACGTGCGCGACTACTTCGTCGCGGAGATGAAGGCCCGGGGCGTGGACGTCGAGGTGGTGCAGGTCCTCACCCACCCCACCGGCTCCATCCGCACGCGGGCGGGGGACCTGCTCAAGTCCATCGAAACCCACGTGAAGGACGACGACTGCCCCATCCACATCATCGGCCACTCCACCGGAGGGCTCGATGCCCGGCTCTTCGTCAGCCCCGGGGTGCTCCTGGGCGATGACATGGACGTGGAGCGCTTCGCCCGCCGGGTGCGCACGGTGGTGACGGTGTCCACGCCCCACTCGGGCACGCCGCTCGCGTCCTTCTTCCTCGGGCTCTTCGGCCAGAAGCTGCTGCAACTGCTGTCGCTCTTCACCGTGTACGTGTTGCGCTTCGGTCGGCTGCCCTTGAGCGTGGCCTTCCGCTTCGGCAGCCTCATCACCCGGTGGGACGAGCAGCTCGGCTTCCGCCCCACCCTGTTGGATCAGCTCTTCGAGCAGCTCCTGGGCGACTTCTCCGCCGAGCGCCGCGAGGAGCTGGTGCGCTTCCTCGGGGACGTGGGCAATGACGCGTCGCTGGTCCCCCAGCTCACGCCCGAGGGCATCGACCTGTTCAACGCGAGCTGCCAGGACCGGCCCGGGGTGCGCTACGGCTCCGTCATCACCCAGGCCCGGCCTCCCTCGCTGCGCACGCGCCTGGGCGCGGGGTTGGACCCCTACGCGCAGATCACCCACACCGTCTATTCCTTCCTGTACGGGCGCACCCAGCGCATGCCCCTCACCGCCATTCCGCCACCCACGCCCGCGCAGACCGCGGCGCTGGTGGAGGCCTACGGAGCCCTGCCAGGCCCCCAAGCGTGTGATGGCATCGTCCCCACGCGCTCGCAGGTCTACGGCCGGGTGCTGGCGGCCGTGCGCGCGGACCACCTGGACGCCATCGGCCACTTCGATCAGCCCGCGCACCGGCCGCCCCATGTGGACTGGCTCATCTCGGGCTCGGGCTTCCGCCGGCTCCACTTCGAGCGCCTGTGGCGCACCGTGGTGGACTTCATCCTCCTGCAGACGTGA
- the def gene encoding peptide deformylase, whose protein sequence is MVLKIVQAGEPVLRQRARDLTLEEMTSPATRQLISLMRDTMRDAPGVGLAAPQVGVDVRLVVIEDRAEYMAGLPAAELAAREREPVDFHVLINPRLIVEDATPAEFQEGCLSVSGFLALVRRARGVRVEAFDEEGRPFSRSARGWYARILQHEVDHLDGTLYIDRMESRSFSTLDNHRRHWASRQVADIRQALGLTP, encoded by the coding sequence ATGGTTCTGAAAATCGTCCAGGCCGGAGAACCGGTCCTGCGCCAGCGTGCGCGCGACCTCACCCTCGAGGAGATGACGAGCCCCGCCACGCGGCAGCTCATCTCCCTCATGCGCGACACCATGCGGGACGCGCCGGGGGTGGGACTCGCGGCCCCTCAGGTCGGGGTCGACGTGCGGCTGGTGGTCATCGAGGATCGGGCGGAGTACATGGCGGGCCTGCCCGCCGCGGAGCTGGCCGCGCGTGAGCGCGAGCCGGTGGATTTTCACGTCCTCATCAACCCGCGGCTCATCGTGGAAGACGCGACGCCGGCCGAGTTCCAGGAGGGGTGCCTGAGCGTCTCGGGCTTCCTCGCCCTGGTGCGTCGCGCGCGCGGCGTGCGGGTGGAGGCCTTCGACGAAGAGGGCCGGCCCTTCTCCCGCTCCGCTCGTGGCTGGTACGCCCGCATCCTCCAGCACGAGGTGGATCACCTCGACGGCACGCTGTACATCGACCGGATGGAGTCGCGCAGCTTCAGCACCCTGGACAACCACCGGCGGCACTGGGCCTCGCGTCAGGTGGCGGACATCCGCCAGGCTCTGGGTCTGACGCCCTGA
- a CDS encoding alpha/beta fold hydrolase gives MILANFQLGEGQRPTVLLHGFLGTGRNLRSLAAAWSAADPSRRFLLPDLTGHGTSPPLPPGASLSRVAMDVVETARAAGFEGPLDFVGHSIGGRVSLAASLATPGDVASVTLLDITPGPIPPGLSESAKVLEKLRASPAQAADRKAMREELTGRGLSGPLSDWLLMNLEPAPEGGVRWRFDREALGEFHARVNHEQFWEVLSRPELPVRCIRGGRAAYVSDLDAARMEALGCPVETLPNAGHFVHVDEPDALLRWLLRG, from the coding sequence GTGATCCTCGCGAACTTCCAGTTGGGTGAAGGACAGCGGCCGACGGTGCTGCTGCATGGCTTTCTTGGCACGGGGCGCAACCTGCGTTCGTTGGCGGCGGCCTGGAGCGCGGCGGACCCGAGTCGCCGCTTCCTGCTGCCGGACCTGACGGGCCATGGCACCTCGCCCCCGCTGCCGCCCGGGGCCTCGCTGTCCCGTGTGGCCATGGACGTGGTGGAGACGGCACGCGCGGCGGGGTTCGAGGGGCCCCTGGATTTCGTGGGGCACTCCATCGGGGGCCGCGTGTCGCTGGCCGCGAGCCTGGCCACGCCCGGGGACGTGGCGAGCGTCACGCTGCTGGACATCACCCCGGGCCCCATTCCCCCGGGCCTGTCCGAGAGCGCCAAGGTGCTGGAGAAGCTGCGGGCGTCGCCCGCCCAGGCCGCGGATCGCAAGGCAATGCGCGAGGAGCTGACGGGACGGGGCTTGTCGGGCCCGCTCTCGGACTGGCTCCTCATGAACCTGGAGCCCGCGCCGGAGGGAGGAGTGCGCTGGCGCTTCGATCGGGAAGCGCTCGGCGAGTTCCACGCGCGGGTGAACCACGAGCAGTTCTGGGAGGTCCTGTCGCGCCCGGAACTGCCGGTGCGCTGCATCCGTGGGGGCCGGGCCGCCTACGTCTCGGATCTCGACGCCGCCCGGATGGAGGCCCTGGGCTGTCCGGTGGAGACGCTCCCCAACGCGGGGCACTTCGTCCACGTGGACGAGCCGGACGCGCTGCTGCGCTGGCTGCTGCGCGGCTGA
- a CDS encoding esterase/lipase family protein gives MTPSRTLPAPRHPRGMFVGLLLATLTGCATLPAVRASSEPVPVLFVPGTDDNANRLHPMLDTFVAAGWPRDRLHAVDLYPNNGQLPIEAIAYQVGRAAEALRRRTHAERVDVVAFSQGALSTRYWMQSLGGQPHVRRFVSISGPHQGTWLAYLRRDPALVQMRPDSPFLLELNRREKPFGDTEVFCFWTPLDGVIFPAENSRLPGTHERVFHVPFHPTMITHPEVISAAVEVLASPTPP, from the coding sequence ATGACTCCCTCCCGAACGCTCCCCGCTCCTCGTCACCCCCGCGGGATGTTCGTGGGACTCCTGCTCGCCACGCTCACCGGCTGCGCCACCCTGCCCGCCGTGCGCGCCTCGAGCGAGCCCGTGCCCGTGCTCTTCGTCCCCGGCACGGATGACAACGCGAACCGGCTCCATCCCATGCTCGACACCTTCGTGGCCGCGGGCTGGCCCCGGGACCGGCTCCACGCCGTGGACCTCTACCCCAACAATGGACAGCTTCCCATCGAGGCCATCGCCTACCAGGTGGGCCGCGCCGCCGAGGCGCTGCGCCGGCGCACCCACGCCGAGCGCGTCGACGTGGTGGCCTTCAGCCAGGGCGCCCTGTCCACGCGCTACTGGATGCAGTCACTGGGTGGGCAGCCCCACGTGCGCCGCTTCGTGTCCATCTCCGGGCCCCACCAGGGAACCTGGCTCGCGTACCTGCGCAGGGATCCGGCCCTGGTGCAGATGCGGCCGGACAGCCCCTTCCTGCTCGAGCTGAACCGGCGCGAGAAGCCCTTCGGCGACACCGAGGTCTTCTGCTTCTGGACGCCCCTGGATGGCGTCATCTTCCCCGCGGAGAACTCGCGCCTGCCCGGCACGCACGAGCGCGTCTTCCACGTCCCCTTCCACCCGACGATGATCACCCACCCCGAGGTCATCTCCGCGGCGGTCGAAGTGCTGGCGAGCCCCACGCCTCCCTGA
- a CDS encoding general secretion pathway protein GspE, which translates to MQADSKRMLGEILMELGLLDRARLRLGLVHHHEMGVPLGRALVREGLCSEAEVLRALAQQAGFPAIDLDREPLHPKLTRLVSKRVARKYRAIPLRLDQGEREVLHIALPAPASLEALDAVRAVSGKPRVEPYVASDPAIARALFALYRFQEQAEPPVSRPTPERGPDAPVLLYAWPPVTATLISRSLAREGIRTRVISPLETLHTTASDLVFAPVQAMEGLLAGEARIGGTLLLSGSSDDEDLARAHRIGAKGYVANPLDGYMLLRAIRRLRPRAGEGSGAQGSV; encoded by the coding sequence ATGCAAGCCGATTCCAAGCGCATGCTCGGCGAGATCCTGATGGAGCTGGGACTGCTCGATCGTGCTCGACTTCGTCTCGGTCTGGTGCACCACCACGAGATGGGGGTGCCGCTCGGCAGGGCGCTGGTGCGCGAGGGCCTGTGCAGCGAGGCGGAGGTGTTGCGCGCGCTCGCCCAGCAGGCGGGCTTCCCCGCCATCGACCTGGACCGGGAGCCGCTCCACCCGAAGCTCACCCGGCTGGTGTCCAAGCGCGTCGCCCGGAAGTACCGGGCCATCCCCCTGCGGCTCGACCAGGGTGAGCGCGAGGTGCTGCACATCGCCCTGCCCGCTCCCGCCTCCCTGGAGGCCCTGGACGCCGTGCGGGCCGTCTCGGGCAAGCCCCGTGTCGAGCCATACGTCGCGTCGGACCCGGCCATCGCCCGGGCGCTCTTCGCGCTCTACCGCTTCCAGGAGCAGGCCGAGCCCCCCGTGAGCCGGCCCACCCCGGAGCGGGGACCCGACGCGCCCGTCCTCCTCTATGCATGGCCGCCCGTCACGGCGACCCTCATCTCCCGCTCGCTCGCCCGCGAGGGCATCCGCACCCGGGTCATCTCCCCGCTGGAGACGCTGCACACGACGGCCTCGGACCTGGTGTTCGCCCCCGTCCAGGCCATGGAGGGACTGCTCGCGGGAGAGGCGCGCATCGGCGGCACGCTGCTGCTCTCCGGCTCCTCGGACGACGAGGACCTCGCGCGGGCCCACCGCATCGGCGCCAAGGGGTACGTGGCCAATCCGCTCGACGGCTACATGCTGCTGCGGGCCATCCGCCGGCTGCGCCCTCGCGCCGGAGAGGGCTCGGGCGCCCAGGGCTCGGTGTGA
- a CDS encoding CHAD domain-containing protein has product MSPASPSQGLDRESRRTKAARYLLTSRLDDARRAEAALTRKLTPKRVHDLRVATRRLRAVLEAFRDLADLKAREREVKRLQDALGEVRDLHVQGAWLEEVAQKSESSRRAGFQAMHARLMSPLPDKERRLRRALSRWADRTVPALERETRRLKGPGKYGGQRVRQELSHRLRQLEALMENRAKDLTPAMAHALRKDVKKLRYEAELFVPALGREVKPLLKALKPLQESLGELHDSDVRLHLLQHFALHGAAAQRAAARTLLRGARAERAQHAARAGRQLGDWHDEKRTHALCALLE; this is encoded by the coding sequence ATGTCCCCTGCCTCCCCTTCCCAAGGGCTGGACCGTGAGAGCCGGCGAACCAAGGCCGCCCGGTACCTGCTCACCTCGCGTCTGGACGACGCGCGCCGGGCGGAAGCCGCCCTCACCCGGAAGCTCACCCCGAAGCGCGTGCACGACCTGAGGGTGGCCACCCGCCGGCTGCGCGCGGTGCTCGAGGCGTTCCGTGACCTCGCAGACCTGAAGGCGCGCGAGCGCGAGGTGAAGCGGCTCCAGGACGCGCTCGGCGAGGTGCGGGATCTCCACGTCCAGGGGGCCTGGCTGGAAGAGGTGGCCCAGAAGAGCGAGTCCTCGAGACGCGCCGGCTTCCAGGCGATGCACGCGCGCCTGATGTCCCCACTGCCCGACAAGGAACGGCGGCTGCGGCGCGCGCTCTCGCGATGGGCGGACCGGACCGTCCCCGCGCTCGAGCGGGAGACGCGGCGGCTGAAGGGCCCGGGCAAGTACGGAGGGCAGCGCGTGCGCCAGGAGCTGAGCCACCGCCTGCGCCAGTTGGAAGCCCTCATGGAGAACCGCGCCAAGGACCTGACCCCCGCCATGGCGCATGCGCTGCGCAAGGACGTGAAGAAGCTGCGCTACGAGGCCGAGCTCTTCGTTCCCGCCCTGGGCCGCGAGGTGAAGCCCCTGCTCAAGGCCCTCAAGCCCTTGCAGGAGTCGCTGGGGGAGTTGCATGACTCAGACGTGCGGCTGCACCTGCTCCAGCACTTCGCCCTCCATGGCGCCGCGGCCCAGCGCGCCGCGGCACGCACGTTGCTCAGGGGCGCTCGCGCGGAGCGTGCCCAGCATGCCGCCCGGGCCGGACGGCAGCTCGGGGACTGGCACGACGAGAAGCGCACGCACGCACTGTGCGCACTGCTGGAATGA
- a CDS encoding chalcone isomerase family protein, with product MMPKRLDGVGFGGRGARWVVGAAVAMALFAGTAQARAVGGVRLPDAISLQGKKLLLDHIELKKLLFFELYVWGLYLEQTPGSTREAISFQGPKQLQLHFKRSIPRDELANAFRGFLSHSAVMHSADMKRQSEQLLQSLRAVDSGDSLLITYLPEKGLVVSGEGSQGAMIPGKAFADALFDAWLQENPIYDRD from the coding sequence ATGATGCCCAAGCGACTGGACGGTGTGGGGTTCGGGGGACGGGGAGCGCGGTGGGTGGTGGGAGCGGCGGTGGCGATGGCGCTGTTCGCGGGAACGGCCCAGGCCCGGGCCGTGGGGGGCGTGCGCCTGCCGGACGCCATCTCGCTCCAAGGCAAGAAACTGCTGTTGGATCACATCGAGCTCAAGAAGCTGCTCTTCTTCGAGCTCTACGTCTGGGGGCTGTACCTGGAGCAGACGCCGGGCTCCACCCGGGAGGCCATCTCGTTCCAGGGACCCAAGCAGCTACAGCTGCACTTCAAGCGCAGCATCCCGCGGGACGAGCTGGCGAACGCCTTCCGGGGCTTCCTGTCCCACAGCGCCGTGATGCACTCGGCGGACATGAAGCGGCAGTCGGAGCAGTTGCTGCAGTCGCTGCGCGCCGTGGACTCGGGGGACTCGCTCCTCATCACCTATCTGCCGGAGAAGGGGCTGGTGGTGTCGGGCGAGGGCTCCCAGGGCGCGATGATTCCGGGCAAGGCCTTCGCCGACGCGCTCTTCGACGCCTGGCTCCAGGAGAACCCCATCTACGACCGCGACTGA
- the dps gene encoding DNA starvation/stationary phase protection protein Dps, with protein sequence MTTKFPSHINLPREARSELIDLLNTCLATAVDLHWQVKQAHWNIRGNHFISRHLLFDKVADHVRDHADEFAERAGALGGYAEGTIRLATKNSELEEYDLSAVNGDDHVRVIVDRVSRYAATIRDGIQRCDELNDPVTADLLTQTLGTVEEDLWFLESHLYGSSNIAREETGPSAIREETTSSAPNA encoded by the coding sequence ATGACCACCAAGTTTCCCAGCCACATCAACCTGCCGCGCGAGGCCCGCTCCGAGCTGATCGATCTGCTCAACACCTGTCTGGCGACGGCCGTTGACCTGCATTGGCAGGTCAAGCAAGCGCACTGGAACATCCGTGGCAACCACTTCATCAGCCGCCATCTGCTCTTCGACAAGGTGGCGGACCACGTGCGCGACCACGCCGATGAGTTCGCCGAGCGCGCCGGGGCCCTGGGCGGCTACGCGGAGGGCACCATCCGGCTGGCCACCAAGAACAGCGAGCTGGAGGAGTACGACCTGAGCGCCGTGAACGGTGATGACCATGTCCGCGTCATCGTCGACCGGGTGTCGCGCTACGCGGCCACCATCCGCGACGGCATCCAACGCTGCGACGAGCTCAATGATCCGGTCACCGCGGACCTGCTCACACAAACCCTCGGCACGGTGGAAGAGGACCTGTGGTTCCTCGAGAGCCACCTGTATGGCTCGTCCAACATCGCCCGCGAGGAGACCGGCCCCTCCGCCATCCGCGAGGAGACCACCTCCTCCGCGCCCAACGCCTGA
- a CDS encoding Hsp70 family protein: MPACGLDFGTSNTALALPDGTVLPVSPGYSDPRLYRSVIFFPEDERDAYTGAPAISRYLEDPSGRFIQSVKSFLHSASFRATQIRGRTWLIEDLVALLLRRVREAAAPHIGGTAPESVVLGRPALFSTDAAADTLAEQRLRRAAESAGFTRIQFLIEPIAAALSYEAQLTRDELVLVADFGAGTTDLTLMRLGPSRRGNPDRRADVVGSTGVRIGGDRFDAEIMRHSLLPRFGAGSTYRVRGFSDKRLPVPQHVMAKLLSWHEMSFIREKSTQELLELMQESSDKPAEAAALYDLVMDNLGYRLFRAIEAAKVRLSSEEETTLDFEEARIQLHERITRADFETACEPLLRELSEVTEGLLARCEGAGEVDAVFLTGGSSQIPSVRRLYTQRFGEERVRTRDAFTSVAEGLGRASASL; encoded by the coding sequence ATGCCCGCCTGCGGACTCGACTTCGGAACCAGCAACACGGCTCTCGCCCTCCCGGACGGAACGGTGCTCCCCGTCTCCCCCGGCTACAGCGACCCGCGCCTCTACCGCTCCGTCATCTTCTTCCCCGAGGACGAGCGCGACGCGTACACGGGCGCCCCCGCCATCTCCCGCTACCTGGAGGATCCCTCGGGCCGCTTCATCCAGTCCGTGAAGTCCTTCCTGCACAGCGCGTCCTTCCGCGCCACGCAGATCCGCGGACGCACCTGGCTCATCGAGGACCTGGTGGCGCTGCTCCTGCGCCGCGTGCGCGAGGCCGCCGCCCCCCACATCGGCGGCACCGCCCCCGAGTCCGTGGTGCTCGGCCGCCCCGCGCTCTTCTCCACCGACGCCGCCGCGGACACGCTCGCCGAGCAGCGCCTGCGCCGCGCCGCGGAGAGCGCCGGCTTCACCCGGATCCAATTCCTCATCGAGCCCATCGCCGCCGCGCTCTCCTACGAGGCGCAGCTCACCCGCGACGAGCTCGTGCTGGTGGCGGACTTCGGCGCGGGCACCACGGACCTGACGCTCATGCGGCTGGGGCCCTCGCGCCGGGGCAACCCGGACCGACGCGCGGACGTGGTGGGCTCCACCGGTGTGCGCATTGGCGGTGACCGCTTCGACGCGGAGATCATGCGCCACTCGCTCCTGCCGCGCTTTGGCGCCGGCTCCACCTACCGCGTGCGGGGCTTCAGCGACAAGCGGCTGCCCGTGCCCCAGCACGTCATGGCCAAGCTCCTGTCCTGGCACGAGATGTCCTTCATCCGCGAGAAGTCCACCCAGGAGCTGCTGGAGCTGATGCAGGAGTCCAGCGACAAGCCCGCCGAGGCCGCGGCCCTCTACGATCTCGTCATGGACAACCTGGGCTACCGGCTCTTCCGCGCCATCGAGGCGGCCAAGGTGCGGCTGTCCTCCGAGGAGGAGACCACGCTGGACTTCGAGGAGGCGCGCATCCAGCTGCACGAGCGCATCACCCGCGCGGACTTCGAGACGGCGTGCGAGCCGCTCTTGCGCGAGCTGAGCGAGGTGACCGAGGGACTGCTCGCGCGCTGCGAGGGGGCGGGCGAAGTGGACGCGGTGTTCCTCACGGGAGGCTCCTCGCAGATTCCCTCGGTGCGCCGGCTCTACACCCAGCGCTTCGGCGAGGAGCGCGTGCGCACCCGGGACGCCTTCACCTCCGTGGCCGAGGGCCTGGGACGGGCCTCGGCCTCCCTGTGA
- a CDS encoding fused MFS/spermidine synthase → MSDVLKRTWLGLKVATVFSGAAALIAETLWIRSLSLMVGSTVEAASTIFAAFMVGLALGAWLAGRKADVLADPLRAYAWVEVAIAFTAGAAGLLLFLGRDTLILGGDHQGAARVALVFFFVLALVLLPTLLMGATFPLMVAASRRVGLEVRGVNILYALNTLGASLGTLLCGFVLLPLLGVRTSVALGALFNLLAAVVCLPALLSRGAPAPAPDAGSSASAGSESESDSERFSLSQGLLLTVSATSGLITLGAEVAWTRLSSYFLGNRAHAFGIFMACVLLSLSGGSWLAERLMRRFGRRLPELLGGVLVVSAALLVGCSAMTEWWIQHQAEVEGTLPASNGVFFLARILQTLVLVAPMMLAMGCLFPLSLTASRLTQRRSGLAAGLFYLVNTVGSVAGSLLAGFWLLPTVGVYRGIGYLVALACLVAAGIFLAAVRERPWKLAGFAGVTGVLALVPLALPEELITHEPHTQMVYRDEDRYGVFQVNALPNGMLSVTNNHTRLIHYLGAASTSYVQQMQGHLGMFFHPEAKTAVVLGSGYGITAGALGLYPQLERVDAVEILPALVDVADLFVPYNFAYHRNPRVRVVIDDGRHYLTRLEDRFDIVSINVSDPRLPGGSSLFHADFYDVVKQHLNEGGVVLQHAFGTERRLVLSTLGRSFKYVLLFPSYQNGFNVVASDRPLVADPARIDALAATPGVREALRGIGVIAPPAVGSLFSQGLSPQDLPSLFDDPRVATDDLPLLEYSSRGGAAGLFFSNE, encoded by the coding sequence GTGAGTGACGTCTTGAAGCGGACGTGGCTGGGGTTGAAGGTGGCGACCGTGTTCTCGGGCGCCGCCGCGTTGATCGCCGAGACGTTGTGGATCCGCTCGCTGTCGCTCATGGTGGGCTCCACCGTGGAGGCGGCCTCGACCATCTTCGCGGCCTTCATGGTGGGGCTGGCGCTCGGCGCTTGGCTCGCCGGGCGCAAGGCGGATGTCCTGGCGGATCCCCTGCGTGCCTATGCCTGGGTGGAGGTGGCCATCGCGTTCACCGCGGGCGCGGCGGGCCTGCTGCTGTTCCTGGGCCGTGACACGCTCATCCTCGGTGGAGACCATCAGGGCGCCGCGCGGGTGGCCCTCGTCTTCTTCTTCGTGCTCGCGCTGGTGTTGCTGCCCACGCTGCTCATGGGCGCCACCTTCCCACTCATGGTCGCGGCGTCCCGGCGCGTGGGGCTCGAGGTGCGGGGGGTGAACATCCTCTACGCGCTCAACACGCTGGGCGCCTCGCTGGGCACCCTCCTCTGTGGCTTCGTGCTGCTTCCCCTGCTGGGCGTGCGCACCTCGGTGGCGCTGGGGGCCCTGTTCAACCTGCTCGCGGCCGTGGTCTGTCTGCCGGCGTTGCTCTCGCGCGGCGCGCCCGCGCCAGCACCCGATGCCGGGTCCTCCGCGTCCGCCGGGTCCGAGTCCGAGTCCGACTCCGAGCGCTTCTCCCTGTCCCAGGGCCTGTTGTTGACGGTGTCCGCCACGAGCGGCCTGATCACCCTGGGCGCGGAGGTCGCCTGGACGCGGCTGTCGAGCTACTTCCTGGGCAACCGCGCCCATGCCTTTGGCATCTTCATGGCGTGCGTGCTCCTGTCGCTCTCCGGGGGCTCGTGGCTCGCCGAGCGGTTGATGCGCCGCTTCGGCCGCCGGCTGCCGGAGCTGCTCGGTGGGGTGCTGGTCGTCTCGGCGGCGCTCCTGGTGGGGTGCTCGGCCATGACGGAGTGGTGGATCCAACACCAGGCCGAGGTCGAGGGCACGCTGCCCGCGAGCAACGGGGTGTTCTTCCTCGCGCGCATCCTCCAGACGCTGGTGCTGGTGGCGCCGATGATGCTGGCCATGGGCTGTTTGTTCCCCCTGAGCCTCACGGCCTCGCGCCTCACCCAGCGGCGCTCGGGGCTCGCGGCCGGCCTGTTCTATCTGGTGAATACCGTGGGCTCGGTGGCGGGCTCGCTGCTCGCCGGGTTCTGGTTGCTGCCCACGGTGGGCGTCTACCGGGGAATCGGCTACCTGGTGGCCCTGGCCTGCCTGGTGGCCGCGGGAATCTTCCTGGCCGCCGTGCGCGAGCGTCCGTGGAAGCTGGCGGGGTTCGCGGGGGTGACGGGGGTGCTCGCCCTCGTGCCACTGGCGTTGCCCGAGGAGCTCATCACCCACGAGCCCCACACCCAGATGGTGTACCGGGACGAGGATCGCTACGGCGTGTTCCAGGTGAATGCCCTGCCCAATGGCATGCTCAGCGTCACCAACAACCACACCCGGCTCATCCACTACCTGGGGGCGGCGAGCACCTCGTACGTGCAGCAGATGCAGGGCCACCTGGGGATGTTCTTCCACCCCGAGGCGAAGACCGCGGTGGTGCTCGGCAGTGGCTACGGCATCACGGCGGGCGCGCTCGGCTTGTATCCCCAACTGGAGCGGGTGGACGCGGTGGAGATCCTCCCGGCGCTCGTGGACGTGGCCGACCTGTTCGTGCCCTACAACTTCGCCTACCACCGCAATCCCCGCGTGCGCGTGGTGATCGACGATGGCAGGCACTACCTCACCCGGTTGGAGGACCGGTTCGACATCGTGTCCATCAACGTGTCGGATCCCCGCCTGCCGGGAGGCTCGAGCCTCTTCCACGCGGACTTCTATGACGTCGTCAAGCAGCACCTCAACGAGGGGGGCGTCGTGCTGCAGCACGCCTTTGGCACCGAGCGCCGCCTGGTGCTCAGCACCCTGGGGCGCTCATTCAAGTACGTGCTCCTGTTCCCCTCGTACCAGAATGGCTTCAACGTGGTCGCCTCGGACAGGCCGCTCGTGGCCGACCCGGCGAGGATCGACGCGCTGGCGGCCACTCCCGGCGTTCGCGAGGCGCTGCGCGGCATCGGGGTCATCGCGCCCCCGGCGGTGGGAAGCCTCTTCTCCCAGGGACTCTCGCCCCAGGACCTTCCCAGCCTGTTCGACGATCCGCGGGTCGCCACGGATGACCTGCCGTTGCTGGAGTACTCGTCGCGCGGAGGTGCCGCCGGGCTGTTCTTCAGCAACGAGTGA